A genomic stretch from Desulfatitalea tepidiphila includes:
- a CDS encoding acetyl-CoA carboxylase biotin carboxyl carrier protein subunit yields MDWKLRYKEETIALAVEPSGESGFIANFGDREAHVVFERISEHRLHLIVDGRQTSAFAVETAEGKAVMIEGCTFFLSDDRAPQMRTRSGSKAGPKTVTPPMPSVVTQILVAAGQTVEQGQGLVVVSAMKMDTTLTAPYSGVVTRINVAEGEKVAPKQVLVDIEPEAADSPGAPSAGGASSRAS; encoded by the coding sequence ATGGATTGGAAGCTGAGATACAAAGAAGAGACCATCGCCCTGGCGGTGGAACCGTCCGGAGAGAGCGGGTTTATCGCGAACTTCGGCGATCGGGAAGCCCATGTGGTGTTCGAGCGCATTTCCGAGCACCGGTTGCACCTGATCGTGGACGGCCGCCAGACCTCGGCGTTCGCTGTCGAAACCGCCGAGGGCAAGGCGGTGATGATCGAGGGGTGCACTTTTTTCCTGTCGGACGACCGCGCGCCGCAAATGCGTACCCGGTCAGGGTCCAAAGCGGGGCCCAAGACGGTTACGCCGCCCATGCCGTCGGTGGTGACCCAGATCCTGGTCGCCGCAGGCCAGACGGTCGAACAGGGGCAGGGCCTGGTGGTGGTGTCGGCCATGAAGATGGACACCACCCTGACTGCACCCTACTCCGGAGTGGTCACGCGGATCAACGTGGCCGAAGGAGAGAAAGTGGCGCCCAAGCAGGTGCTGGTGGATATCGAACCCGAGGCGGCCGATTCGCCAGGGGCGCCATCCGCCGGAGGGGCGTCGTCACGGGCGTCGTAA
- a CDS encoding carboxyl transferase domain-containing protein, translating to MHVIESRIDTQSDGYRKNYEVMAARVADLNVELSRSMNERPEKALRRLEEIGKLPTPKKLDLLLDPNTPFLEIAPLAAKGMYGGTIHKAGVIIGIGMVSGREVLLSINDPGIKGGSSYPMTVKKTLRSQTIAMENRLPMVNLLDSAGAFLPLQSEIFPDVDDGGRVFYNQAILSKMGVPQITAVMGLCTAGGAYVPAMSDEVVHVRGHGAIFLGGPPLVKAATGEEVTADELGGAEVHCAESGVSDYYAEDDAHAIEIVRRLVANLPDTPKARLTAREPRPPLYDPKEIYGIVPGDISEPYDSREIIARIVDGSEFIEFKEMYGATLICGFAHIHGYPVGILGNNGILFSESALKGTQFIQLCDKRQIPLVFLQNITGFIIGRDYERGGITKNGHKMVNAVATATVPKFTVMVGASFGAGNYAMCGRAYGPRFLWTWPNHQIGVMGGRQAADVLITLQNDQRARAGQPPMTGEEVEAIREPVIAAALKEGDAYYSTANLWDDGIIDPAKTRDVLGLGLSAALNAPLRSDVHGYGIFRM from the coding sequence ATGCATGTGATCGAGTCCCGCATCGACACCCAATCGGATGGGTATCGGAAGAATTATGAGGTCATGGCGGCGCGCGTGGCCGATTTGAACGTGGAATTGAGCCGGTCGATGAACGAACGTCCGGAAAAGGCGCTGAGGCGGCTGGAAGAAATCGGCAAACTGCCGACGCCCAAGAAGCTGGATCTGCTCCTGGACCCCAACACCCCGTTTCTCGAAATCGCGCCGCTGGCCGCCAAGGGTATGTACGGCGGCACGATTCACAAGGCCGGGGTGATCATCGGGATCGGCATGGTCTCCGGCCGGGAGGTGCTCCTGTCGATCAACGACCCCGGCATCAAAGGGGGTTCCTCCTATCCCATGACCGTGAAGAAGACCTTGCGCAGCCAGACGATCGCCATGGAGAACCGACTGCCCATGGTGAATCTGCTCGATTCGGCGGGCGCCTTTCTGCCTCTGCAGTCCGAAATTTTTCCGGATGTGGACGACGGCGGGCGGGTCTTTTACAATCAGGCGATCCTGAGCAAGATGGGCGTCCCCCAGATCACGGCCGTCATGGGCCTGTGCACGGCCGGCGGGGCCTACGTGCCGGCCATGAGCGACGAGGTGGTCCACGTCCGGGGCCACGGCGCCATCTTCCTGGGCGGCCCGCCGCTGGTGAAAGCCGCCACCGGCGAGGAGGTCACGGCCGACGAACTGGGCGGCGCCGAGGTGCACTGTGCCGAATCGGGGGTGTCGGATTACTATGCCGAAGACGACGCCCACGCCATCGAGATCGTGCGCCGGCTGGTGGCCAACCTGCCGGACACCCCCAAGGCCCGCCTGACCGCCCGGGAGCCCCGGCCGCCCCTCTACGACCCTAAAGAGATCTACGGGATCGTGCCCGGGGATATTTCGGAACCTTACGACAGCCGGGAAATCATCGCCCGGATCGTGGACGGCAGCGAGTTCATCGAGTTCAAGGAGATGTACGGCGCCACCCTGATCTGCGGTTTCGCCCACATTCACGGCTACCCGGTGGGCATCCTGGGAAACAACGGCATCCTCTTTTCCGAAAGCGCCCTGAAGGGCACCCAGTTCATCCAGTTGTGCGATAAGCGCCAGATTCCCCTGGTGTTCCTGCAGAACATCACCGGTTTTATCATCGGCCGGGATTACGAGCGCGGGGGTATCACCAAGAACGGCCATAAAATGGTCAACGCGGTGGCCACGGCCACGGTCCCCAAGTTCACCGTCATGGTGGGCGCATCGTTCGGCGCCGGCAACTACGCCATGTGCGGAAGGGCATACGGGCCTCGGTTTTTGTGGACCTGGCCCAACCACCAGATCGGGGTCATGGGGGGCCGCCAGGCGGCCGACGTGCTCATCACCCTGCAGAACGACCAGCGGGCGAGGGCGGGCCAGCCGCCCATGACCGGGGAGGAGGTCGAGGCCATCCGGGAGCCGGTCATCGCGGCGGCCCTCAAGGAGGGCGATGCCTATTACAGCACCGCCAACCTTTGGGATGACGGGATCATCGATCCGGCCAAGACCCGCGACGTCCTGGGGCTTGGCCTTTCCGCGGCCCTCAACGCGCCTTTGCGCAGCGATGTACACGGCTACGGCATTTTCCGCATGTAA
- a CDS encoding enoyl-CoA hydratase/isomerase family protein, whose amino-acid sequence MAEKDLIYQVDGQVATVTINRAAARNAITPEAVVLFHSALDQAQADDGVRVVCITGAGDKAFCSGADLGGGMQDDADRRSHFDSYARLISRLAEFPKPTVARVNGHCLAGGTGFMLACDIVIARASAQFGTPEVNVGLFPMMIGALIFRNVPRKKAMEMILLGERLTAAQALEMGLVTRVAPEEDFDAEVGMVLAALAAKSPIGLKLGKAAFAAAERMPLAEAVRFLGGQLVEVAGTRDAREGITAFLEKRPPRFKGE is encoded by the coding sequence ATGGCTGAAAAGGATCTGATCTACCAAGTCGACGGGCAGGTGGCCACCGTGACCATCAACCGGGCCGCCGCGCGCAATGCCATCACGCCCGAAGCGGTGGTCCTGTTCCACTCGGCCCTGGACCAGGCCCAGGCGGATGACGGTGTGCGCGTGGTCTGTATCACCGGCGCCGGCGACAAGGCCTTTTGTTCTGGCGCCGACCTGGGCGGCGGCATGCAGGACGACGCCGACCGTCGAAGCCACTTCGACAGCTATGCCCGGCTCATCAGCCGACTGGCGGAATTTCCCAAACCGACCGTGGCGCGCGTCAACGGTCACTGCCTGGCCGGCGGCACCGGCTTCATGCTGGCCTGCGACATCGTGATCGCCAGGGCGTCGGCCCAATTCGGCACCCCGGAGGTCAACGTCGGGTTGTTTCCCATGATGATCGGCGCCCTGATTTTCCGTAACGTGCCCCGCAAGAAGGCCATGGAGATGATCCTGCTCGGCGAGCGGCTCACCGCCGCCCAAGCCCTGGAGATGGGGTTGGTCACCCGGGTGGCGCCGGAGGAGGATTTCGACGCCGAGGTGGGCATGGTGCTTGCCGCCCTGGCGGCCAAGAGCCCCATCGGCCTCAAGTTGGGCAAGGCGGCCTTTGCCGCCGCCGAACGGATGCCCCTGGCCGAAGCCGTGCGCTTCCTCGGCGGCCAACTGGTCGAGGTGGCAGGCACCCGGGACGCCCGGGAAGGCATCACCGCCTTTCTGGAAAAACGCCCGCCCCGATTCAAAGGAGAATGA
- a CDS encoding acetyl-CoA carboxylase biotin carboxylase subunit yields the protein MFKKILIANRGEIAVRIMRTCQEMGIATVAVCSDADRHALHALEADEAVPIGPAEPSKSYLDIDRIVDAAKQTGAEAVHPGYGFLAENADFAERCERERIVFIGPPAQVIRSLGDKLTARRIMQAGGVPIIPGMIEAADAPGAWAAAAERIGFPLLVKASAGGGGKGMRIVERPDDLAEACRAASREAAAAFGNGTIYLEKFLPKSRHVEFQILADGQGRILHLFERECSIQRRHQKIIEETPSPALSPELRAEMGQAAVAAARAAGYVNAGTVEFILDPAGRFYFLEVNTRLQVEHPITEMITGLDLVRHQIEIAAGRPLALTQDEVRGRGHAIECRIYAEDPEQRFMPSPGRIAFLREPAGPGVRNDCGVYAGSEVPVEYDPILSKLVVHAETRELAIRRMIRALTSYVVLGVRTPMDFLLDVLASAPFQAGETYTDFIAAHFADWAPDRKRLELAAMAYAADAMAPRARTAGPVAATAAHPGPWHTLNHWRL from the coding sequence ATGTTTAAAAAGATTCTGATCGCCAACCGCGGAGAGATCGCGGTGCGGATCATGCGCACCTGCCAGGAGATGGGCATCGCCACGGTGGCCGTCTGTTCCGATGCCGACCGGCACGCCCTGCACGCCCTGGAGGCCGACGAGGCGGTGCCCATCGGACCCGCCGAGCCATCCAAGAGTTACCTGGACATCGACCGCATCGTCGATGCGGCCAAACAGACCGGCGCCGAGGCCGTTCATCCCGGTTATGGGTTTCTGGCCGAAAATGCGGACTTCGCCGAACGCTGCGAGCGGGAAAGGATCGTCTTCATCGGTCCGCCGGCCCAGGTGATCCGCAGCCTGGGGGACAAACTCACGGCGCGGCGGATCATGCAGGCGGGCGGGGTGCCCATCATACCGGGCATGATCGAGGCGGCCGACGCCCCCGGCGCCTGGGCGGCCGCTGCCGAACGGATCGGCTTCCCGCTGCTCGTCAAGGCATCGGCCGGCGGCGGCGGCAAAGGCATGCGCATCGTCGAGCGCCCCGACGACCTGGCCGAGGCCTGCCGGGCGGCCTCCCGGGAGGCGGCCGCCGCTTTCGGCAATGGCACCATCTACCTGGAGAAATTTCTGCCCAAGTCGCGGCACGTGGAGTTCCAGATCCTGGCCGACGGCCAGGGCCGAATCCTTCACCTCTTCGAACGGGAGTGTTCGATCCAGCGCCGGCACCAGAAGATCATCGAGGAGACCCCCAGCCCGGCCTTGAGCCCCGAGCTGCGCGCCGAGATGGGACAGGCGGCCGTGGCGGCGGCCCGGGCGGCCGGCTACGTGAACGCGGGCACGGTGGAGTTCATCCTGGACCCGGCCGGCCGTTTTTACTTCCTGGAGGTCAACACGCGCCTGCAGGTGGAACATCCCATCACCGAGATGATCACCGGCCTGGACCTGGTGCGCCACCAGATCGAGATCGCCGCCGGCCGGCCGCTGGCCCTGACCCAGGACGAGGTGCGCGGCCGGGGCCACGCCATCGAATGCCGCATCTATGCGGAAGACCCCGAGCAGCGCTTCATGCCGTCGCCGGGACGGATTGCATTCTTGCGGGAACCGGCCGGGCCGGGCGTCCGCAACGACTGCGGGGTTTATGCCGGGAGCGAGGTCCCGGTGGAGTACGACCCCATCCTCTCCAAGCTGGTGGTCCATGCGGAAACCCGGGAGCTGGCCATCCGGCGGATGATCCGGGCCCTGACATCCTATGTGGTGCTGGGGGTGCGGACGCCCATGGACTTTCTGCTCGATGTGCTCGCCTCGGCGCCGTTCCAGGCCGGAGAGACCTATACTGATTTCATCGCCGCCCATTTCGCCGACTGGGCGCCGGATCGCAAGCGCCTGGAACTGGCTGCCATGGCCTATGCGGCCGATGCCATGGCGCCCCGGGCGCGTACGGCAGGGCCGGTGGCTGCGACTGCGGCGCATCCCGGCCCCTGGCACACGTTGAACCATTGGCGGCTGTAG
- a CDS encoding acyclic terpene utilization AtuA family protein, whose amino-acid sequence MSDPEKLIIANCSGFFGDRLSAAREMVQGGPIDVLTGDYLAELTMAILFQKKLKSPEGGYVPTFLKQMEAVMGQCLEKGIRVVANAGGLNPAGLARTLKTTVQTLGLSPRIAYIEGDDLMPRLKTLQQAGEPFTHLDKGVSLADAGAVPITANAYLGAWGIAAALAQGADIVICGRVADAALVAGPCAWRFGWQRTDWDRLAGAYAAGHIIECGAQATGGNYSFVHEVPSYRNVGFPIAEMHPDGSFVITKHPDTGGLVSVGTVTAQLLYEIAAPTYLTPDVAVRIDTLSLTQEGPDRVRGAGTRGEPPPETTKVCINTLGGYKNTMTVVLTGLDIDRKAEIVADTLFDSLGGRERFRTVDVQLVHAEKIDPATNDEAFAFLRITVMDPDADKVGKRFSAKVVEMALANIPGFTLTSPPTNGAPAVVHWPALVSNRHIHQTICIDDRPAVVVEAAGADEPFVVSAPIPDIPAVPGGPTVRAPLGRAFATRSGDKGGNANLGIWAQTPEAYAFLRRFLTIERLKRLLPDCASLPIERYELPNLLAVNFYIRGLLGDGVAASVRSDPQAKTLGEYLRAKIVEMPVSILVTH is encoded by the coding sequence ATGAGCGATCCTGAAAAACTGATCATCGCCAACTGTAGCGGGTTTTTCGGCGACCGCCTGTCGGCGGCCCGGGAGATGGTCCAGGGCGGCCCCATCGACGTGCTGACCGGAGATTATCTGGCCGAACTGACCATGGCGATTCTCTTCCAGAAGAAGCTCAAGTCGCCTGAGGGCGGCTACGTGCCCACCTTCCTCAAACAGATGGAAGCGGTCATGGGCCAATGCCTGGAGAAGGGCATCCGCGTGGTGGCCAACGCCGGTGGATTGAACCCCGCGGGCCTGGCGCGGACACTGAAGACCACCGTTCAAACGCTGGGGTTGTCGCCCAGAATCGCCTACATCGAAGGCGACGATCTGATGCCGCGTCTGAAAACGCTCCAACAGGCCGGTGAACCCTTCACCCACCTGGACAAGGGGGTGTCCCTGGCCGATGCCGGCGCCGTTCCCATCACAGCCAATGCCTACCTGGGCGCCTGGGGCATCGCCGCGGCGCTGGCGCAGGGGGCCGACATCGTGATCTGCGGCCGGGTGGCCGATGCCGCCCTGGTGGCCGGCCCCTGCGCCTGGCGCTTCGGCTGGCAACGCACCGACTGGGACCGGTTGGCCGGGGCCTATGCCGCCGGTCACATCATCGAGTGCGGCGCCCAGGCCACGGGCGGCAACTATTCGTTCGTCCACGAGGTGCCCTCCTACCGCAACGTAGGGTTTCCCATCGCCGAGATGCATCCGGACGGCAGCTTCGTCATCACCAAGCATCCGGACACCGGCGGCCTGGTGTCGGTGGGCACGGTGACGGCCCAACTGCTCTATGAAATCGCGGCACCGACCTACCTGACCCCGGACGTGGCGGTGCGGATCGACACCCTGTCGCTGACCCAGGAAGGGCCCGACCGGGTGCGGGGCGCAGGCACCCGGGGCGAACCGCCGCCGGAGACCACCAAGGTGTGCATCAACACCCTGGGCGGCTACAAGAACACCATGACCGTGGTGCTGACCGGCCTGGACATCGACCGCAAGGCCGAGATCGTCGCCGACACCCTGTTCGACAGCCTGGGCGGCCGGGAGCGGTTCCGAACGGTGGACGTGCAGCTCGTGCACGCCGAAAAGATCGATCCGGCCACCAACGACGAGGCCTTCGCCTTCCTGCGCATCACGGTCATGGATCCGGATGCCGACAAGGTGGGTAAACGGTTTTCGGCCAAGGTGGTGGAGATGGCCCTGGCCAACATCCCCGGCTTCACCTTGACGTCGCCGCCCACCAACGGCGCGCCGGCGGTGGTGCACTGGCCCGCGTTGGTCTCCAATCGCCACATCCACCAGACGATTTGCATCGACGACCGGCCGGCGGTGGTGGTCGAAGCCGCCGGTGCCGATGAACCCTTCGTGGTGTCGGCCCCCATCCCGGACATCCCGGCGGTCCCCGGCGGCCCGACCGTCCGGGCGCCTCTGGGGCGGGCCTTTGCCACGCGGTCGGGCGACAAGGGCGGCAACGCCAATCTCGGCATCTGGGCGCAGACCCCGGAAGCCTATGCGTTCTTGCGACGCTTTCTCACCATCGAGCGTCTCAAGCGGCTGCTTCCCGATTGCGCGTCCTTGCCCATCGAGCGCTACGAACTGCCCAATTTGCTGGCGGTCAATTTCTACATCCGCGGTCTGCTGGGGGACGGCGTGGCGGCATCGGTGCGCAGCGACCCCCAGGCCAAGACTTTAGGGGAATATCTGCGGGCCAAAATAGTGGAGATGCCCGTTTCGATCCTGGTGACCCATTAG